The Sebastes fasciatus isolate fSebFas1 chromosome 4, fSebFas1.pri, whole genome shotgun sequence genome window below encodes:
- the n4bp1 gene encoding NEDD4-binding protein 1 — MSTTRPLLGMRRVTELPCPEQPTSRLPAAAGRQQQQQPEGPTTTTTVDEFTVLEEKQDELKCAKPRVEQVFKVTFTIIGLLDHTGQPHGSNTSRQIWLQLIGNRDDVSKAKEYVRGLCDPELQKEEWYPVDMHCIFAGARGLFLDRLIRDTSAEVVVPEPGRLRLLGRAEPVVMAQSRVQQFVALFQEKRSLPSDREPAVKRAFKSFVEERDDKYTMELLLLPSALKEELLGLAHSPTTTNTYSLLQLNQTLHPSMAEVDQDRSQSSTPVTELSNRILDTSFEEKGSGAASVGGGGKAGGATGLGPEAVLLNGTRPSHKRRSSESETRDTKRQYSLERRDESPERARERERQRDREGRGGSSSCRSKTPSASSSLSCSSSSGKANTVVGAIMLDSSEGVSDDGEAVSPETNLRCLVNFFRTMGYRQEVVERVVKETGQTEDTFLVLEKIVEETKRCEEGGEKERRLNSVRSTDIPSSSSSSSSAVSRSREKERELSRALVDPGRSKENIKPNQHGGSSNGLGHRRQCSGSETSTQQAITIKRSSSAQGGAGNYEIITIDDDDDVIPTNSKTADSRMSRMMTVPHLDTQSGSRTDYLARGGGGVSQRDYLSRGGTQTLGGVVKVETVTALRSTPQWLAATTTSLASTPSSAQPIIWPSASPYQTIGHMGFHGVGARTPPANDPPAPPVTGFARFHQSLRTPYTLKLPNEPGRQELRHIIIDGSNVAMAHGLHRFFSCRGIALAVETFWRRGHREITVFVPQWRQKRDRLTTEQHFLNQLEDLRLLSFTPSREVCGQRISSHDDRFLLHLAEKTDGIIVTNDNLRDFVDTSDTWRKIIQERLLQFTFVEDHFMIPDDPLGKNGPHLDIFLHKDNRRAPVTPPPMRPPDFRPSSQQQQQPVYVQALHSAPRTAASTPRPPPSLTPHPTAHWPHSGPPEWHPPCRSPSPSPSPPPQRSPGETSELKRKLYDIFPDQKQRIDRILSDNPYMRDLNALSGLLLG, encoded by the exons ATGTCAACAACGCGGCCCCTCCTCGGTATGAGACGAGTCACCGAGCTACCGTGTCCGGAGCAGCCGACCAGCAGGCTCCCTGCGGCGGCcgggaggcagcagcagcagcagccagagggccccaccaccaccaccaccgtgGACGAGTTCACGGTGCTGGAGGAGAAACAAGACGAGCTGAAGTGCGCCAAGCCTCGAGTGGAGCAGGTTTTCAAAGTGACGTTCACCATCATCGGTCTGTTGGACCACACGGGACAGCCGCACGGCAGCAACACATCACGGCAGATCTGGCTGCAGCTCATAGGGAACAGAGACGACGTGTCCAAGGCAAAG GAATATGTTCGAGGACTCTGCGACCCGGAACTACAGAAAGAAGAGTGGTACCCAGTGGACATGCACTGTATTTTTGCCGGTGCCCGCGGCCTCTTCTTGGACAGGCTCATACGGGACACAAGTGCTGAAGTTGTGGTGCCTGAGCCAGGCCGCCTGCGGTTATTGGGCCGGGCTGAACCCGTAGTGATGGCCCAGAGCAGAGTTCAGCAATTTGTAGCACTATTCCAG GAAAAGCGAAGTCTACCGAGCGACAGAGAGCCCGCAGTGAAACGAGCGTTCAAGTCCTTTGTGGAGGAAAGGGATGATAAGTACACTATGGAGCTTCTTCTGCTGCCCAGTGCCCTGAAGGAAGAGCTACTGGGACTGGCCCACAGCCCCACTACCACAAATACATACTCTCTG CTTCAGCTCAACCAGACGCTGCATCCCAGCATGGCGGAGGTGGACCAGGACCGCTCGCAGAGCAGCACCCCTGTGACGGAACTCTCCAACCGCATCCTGGACACCAGCTTCGAGGAGAAAGGGAGCGGAGCAGCATCCGTCGGCGGAGGCGGCAAAGCAGGAGGAGCGACGGGCTTGGGTCCCGAGGCCGTCCTGCTCAACGGCACTCGGCCATCGCACAAGCGGCGCTCATCTGAGAGCGAGACTCGCGACACAAAGAGACAGTACTCTCTGGAGCGGAGGGACGAGTCGccggagagagcgagagagagggagcgacagagggacagagaagGCCGGGGGGGCAGTAGCAGCTGTAGATCCAAAACCCCCTCGGCTTCATCgtccctctcctgctcctcctcctcaggaaAAGCAAACACAGTAGTCGGTGCCATCATGTTGGACTCCAGTGAAGGAGTCTCAGATGACGGGGAGGCAGTAAGCCCGGAAACCAACCTCCGCTGCTTGGTCAATTTCTTCAG AACCATGGGTTACCGGCAGGAAGTGGTGGAGCGCGTCGTTAAGGAGACGGGACAGACAGAAGATACCTTCCTCGTTCTGGAGAAAATCGTTGAGGAAACAAAACGTTGTGAAGAAGGAGGGGAAAAAGAAAGACGATTGAACTCTGTGCGCTCCACAGACATTCCCTCCTCCTCATCGTCGTCCTCCTCTGCGGTCTCTCGATccagagagaaggagcgcgagCTGAGCAGAGCGTTGGTAGACCCGGGCCGGTCTAAAGAGAACATTAAGCCCAATCAGCACGGAGGCAGCAGCAACGGTCTGGGGCACCGGAGACAGTGCAGCGGCAGCGAGACCAGCACTCAGCAG GCCATCACTATCAAGAGGAGCTCTAGTGCTCAAGGAGGAGCAGGAAACTACGAGATCATTACCATCGACGATGACGACGATGTCATCCCCACCAATAGCAAAACAGCTGATAGTAGGATGTCCCGGATGATGACAGTGCCACACCTGGACACCCAGTCAGGATCCAGAACAGACTACTTGGCGCGGGGAGGGGGCGGCGTCTCGCAGAGGGACTACCTGTCGAGGGGCGGGACTCAGACTTTAGGAGGAGTCGTGAAAGTTGAGACTGTGACAGCGCTGCGCAGCACGCCTCAGTGGCTGGCCGCCACCACCACGTCATTAGCTTCGACCCCCAGT TCAGCTCAGCCCATCATCTGGCCCTCGGCCTCTCCCTATCAGACCATCGGCCACATGGGGTTTCACGGCGTCGGAGCTAGGACTCCTCCTGCAAACGACCCGCCGGCGCCCCCGGTGACGGGTTTCGCTCGTTTCCATCAGTCGCTGAGGACTCCCTACACTCTGAAGCTGCCAAATGAGCCAGGACGTCAGGAGCTCAGACACATCATCATAGACGGCAGCAACGTGGCTATGGC TCACGGCCTTCACCGGTTCTTCTCCTGTCGAGGAATAGCGCTGGCTGTTGAGACCTTTTGGAGGCGGGGCCACAGGGAGATCACAGTATTTGTCCCCCAGTGGCGTCAGAAGAGAGACCGACTCACAACAG agcaacattttcTAAACCAGCTAGAAGACCTGAgactgctctccttcactccctCCAGAGAGGTGTGTGGCCAGAGAATATCCTCACATGAcgacag gtTCCTGCTCCACCTAGCAGAAAAAACAGACGGTATTATCGTAACCAATGACAACCTGAGGGACTTTGTTGACACCTCGGACACCTGGCGCAAGATCATTCAAGAGAG GTTGCTTCAGTTTACTTTTGTGGAGGACCACTTCATGATCCCTGATGACCCTCTGGGGAAAAACGGACCTCATCTAGACATCTTCCTGCATAAAGACAACAG GAGGGCTCCAGTCACTCCTCCCCCAATGAGACCCCCAGACTTCCGGCCgtcctcccagcagcagcagcagccggttTACGTCCAGGCCCTCCACTCCGCTCCTCGGACCGCCGCCTCCACGCCCCGACCCCCTCCCTCCCTGACTCCCCACCCCACCGCGCACTGGCCCCACTCCGGCCCCCCCGAATGGCACCCACCCTGCCGTTCCCCGTCCCCCTcgccctccccccctccccagcGGTCGCCGGGGGAGACGTCAGAGCTGAAGAGGAAGCTGTACGACATCTTCCCCGACCAGAAGCAGCGGATCGACCGCATCCTCAGCGACAACCCGTACATGAGAGACCTGAACGCCCTGTCTGGGCTGCTGCTGGGATAA